In one Suricata suricatta isolate VVHF042 chromosome 9, meerkat_22Aug2017_6uvM2_HiC, whole genome shotgun sequence genomic region, the following are encoded:
- the LOC115300691 gene encoding chymase isoform X3, with translation MHCLSLALLLLLLCSRAEAGEIIGGTECKPHSRPYMAHLEIVTLQNRLASCGGFLIRRNFVLTAAHCAGRSIMVTLGAHNIRKKEDTWQKLEVIKQFPHPKYDDNAFLHDIMLLKGDSGGPLLCAGVAQGIVSYGRKNAKPPAVFTRISHYRPWINEVLKQN, from the exons ATGCATTGTCTTTCTCTTGCcctgctgctccttctcctctgctccaGAGCTGAAGCTG GGGAGATCATCGGGGGCACAGAGTGCAAGCCACACTCCCGCCCTTACATGGCCCACCTGGAAATTGTCACTCTCCAGAACAGACTGGCATCTTGTGGTGGTTTCCTGATAAGACGGAACTTCGTGCTGACAGCTGCCCACTGTGCAGGAAG GTCCATAATGGTCACCCTTGGAGCCCATAACATacgaaagaaagaagacacatgGCAGAAGCTTGAGGTCATAAAACAATTTCCTCACCCAAAATATGATGACAATGCTTTTCTCCATGACATCATGTTACTGAAG ggAGATTCAGGGGGCCCTCTTCTGTGTGCTGGGGTGGCCCAGGGCATCGTCTCCTATGGACGGAAGAATGCAAAGCCCCCTGCTGTCTTCACCCGGATCTCCCACTATCGGCCTTGGATCAATGAGGTCCTGAAGCAGAATtaa
- the LOC115300691 gene encoding chymase isoform X2, with protein sequence MVTLGAHNIRKKEDTWQKLEVIKQFPHPKYDDNAFLHDIMLLKLKEKANLTLAVGTLPLPPQFNFIPPGRMCRVAGWGRTYVNGPGSDTLQEVKQRLMTPQACRHYTTFDHNLQLCVGNPRKKISAFQGDSGGPLLCAGVAQGIVSYGRKNAKPPAVFTRISHYRPWINEVLKQN encoded by the exons ATGGTCACCCTTGGAGCCCATAACATacgaaagaaagaagacacatgGCAGAAGCTTGAGGTCATAAAACAATTTCCTCACCCAAAATATGATGACAATGCTTTTCTCCATGACATCATGTTACTGAAG CTGAAGGAGAAAGCCAACCTGACCCTGGCTGTGGGGACGCTCCCCCTTCCACCCCAGTTCAACTTCATCCCGCCCGGGAGAATGTGCCGGGTGGCTGGCTGGGGAAGAACATACGTGAATGGCCCCGGCTCTGATACTCTGCAAGAGGTGAAGCAGAGGCTCATGACCCCCCAAGCCTGCAGACACTACACAACTTTCGACCACAACCTCCAGCTGTGTGTTGGCAATCCCAGGAAGAAAATTTCAGCATTTCAG ggAGATTCAGGGGGCCCTCTTCTGTGTGCTGGGGTGGCCCAGGGCATCGTCTCCTATGGACGGAAGAATGCAAAGCCCCCTGCTGTCTTCACCCGGATCTCCCACTATCGGCCTTGGATCAATGAGGTCCTGAAGCAGAATtaa
- the LOC115300693 gene encoding mast cell protease 4-like isoform X2: MAHLKIITDQGYVATCGGFLISQEFVMTAAHCKGRKITVILGAHDIKQEESTWQKLEVSEQIVHPSYNIFTHLNDIMLLKLQTRAKLTHAVGTIPLPTWSTFIPPGKMCRAAGWGKTGVMEPVSDTLREVKLRLMDAQACNHFVFYSQRLQICAGNPRKTRSAYKGDSGGPLLCAGVAQGVVSYGRTDAKPPAVFTRISPYVPWINEILKKE; the protein is encoded by the exons ATGGCCCATCTGAAAATCATCACTGACCAGGGGTATGTTGCCACCTGTGGTGGGTTTCTCATAAGTCAAGAATTTGTGATGACAGCGGCTCATTGTAAAGGAAG gAAAATTACTGTCATTCTGGGAGCCCATGACATAAAACAGGAAGAATCCACATGGCAGAAGCTGGAAGTCTCAGAACAAATCGTTCACCCAAGTTACAACATTTTCACCCACCTCAATGACATCATGTTACTGAAG CTACAAACGAGAGCCAAGCTGACCCACGCCGTGGGGACAATTCCCCTGCCCACCTGGTCTACCTTTATTCCACCTGGAAAAATGTGCAGGGCGGCTGGCTGGGGGAAAACGGGAGTGATGGAGCCGGTGTCTGATACTCTGAGGGAGGTGAAGCTGAGACTCATGGATGCCCAGGCCTGCAACCACTTTGTATTTTACAGCCAAAGGTTACAAATCTGTGCGGGCAATCCCAGGAAGACAAGATCAGCATACAAG GGGGATTCTGGGGGACCCCTTTTGTGTGCAGGGGTGGCCCAAGGTGTTGTGTCTTATGGACGTACAGATGCAAAACCCCCTGCTGTCTTCACTCGAATCTCCCCCTATGTGCCCTGGATTAATGAAATCTTAAAGAAAGAGTAG
- the LOC115300693 gene encoding mast cell protease 4-like isoform X1, with protein sequence MQALLLLLAFLLPSEAGAAEIISGIESKPHSRPYMAHLKIITDQGYVATCGGFLISQEFVMTAAHCKGRKITVILGAHDIKQEESTWQKLEVSEQIVHPSYNIFTHLNDIMLLKLQTRAKLTHAVGTIPLPTWSTFIPPGKMCRAAGWGKTGVMEPVSDTLREVKLRLMDAQACNHFVFYSQRLQICAGNPRKTRSAYKGDSGGPLLCAGVAQGVVSYGRTDAKPPAVFTRISPYVPWINEILKKE encoded by the exons ATGCAAGCCCTACTCCTTTTGTTGGCCTTTCTCTTGCCTTCTGAAGCTGGAGCTG CGGAAATCATCAGTGGCATCGAGTCCAAGCCACACTCCCGTCCCTACATGGCCCATCTGAAAATCATCACTGACCAGGGGTATGTTGCCACCTGTGGTGGGTTTCTCATAAGTCAAGAATTTGTGATGACAGCGGCTCATTGTAAAGGAAG gAAAATTACTGTCATTCTGGGAGCCCATGACATAAAACAGGAAGAATCCACATGGCAGAAGCTGGAAGTCTCAGAACAAATCGTTCACCCAAGTTACAACATTTTCACCCACCTCAATGACATCATGTTACTGAAG CTACAAACGAGAGCCAAGCTGACCCACGCCGTGGGGACAATTCCCCTGCCCACCTGGTCTACCTTTATTCCACCTGGAAAAATGTGCAGGGCGGCTGGCTGGGGGAAAACGGGAGTGATGGAGCCGGTGTCTGATACTCTGAGGGAGGTGAAGCTGAGACTCATGGATGCCCAGGCCTGCAACCACTTTGTATTTTACAGCCAAAGGTTACAAATCTGTGCGGGCAATCCCAGGAAGACAAGATCAGCATACAAG GGGGATTCTGGGGGACCCCTTTTGTGTGCAGGGGTGGCCCAAGGTGTTGTGTCTTATGGACGTACAGATGCAAAACCCCCTGCTGTCTTCACTCGAATCTCCCCCTATGTGCCCTGGATTAATGAAATCTTAAAGAAAGAGTAG
- the LOC115300691 gene encoding chymase isoform X1 yields the protein MHCLSLALLLLLLCSRAEAGEIIGGTECKPHSRPYMAHLEIVTLQNRLASCGGFLIRRNFVLTAAHCAGRSIMVTLGAHNIRKKEDTWQKLEVIKQFPHPKYDDNAFLHDIMLLKLKEKANLTLAVGTLPLPPQFNFIPPGRMCRVAGWGRTYVNGPGSDTLQEVKQRLMTPQACRHYTTFDHNLQLCVGNPRKKISAFQGDSGGPLLCAGVAQGIVSYGRKNAKPPAVFTRISHYRPWINEVLKQN from the exons ATGCATTGTCTTTCTCTTGCcctgctgctccttctcctctgctccaGAGCTGAAGCTG GGGAGATCATCGGGGGCACAGAGTGCAAGCCACACTCCCGCCCTTACATGGCCCACCTGGAAATTGTCACTCTCCAGAACAGACTGGCATCTTGTGGTGGTTTCCTGATAAGACGGAACTTCGTGCTGACAGCTGCCCACTGTGCAGGAAG GTCCATAATGGTCACCCTTGGAGCCCATAACATacgaaagaaagaagacacatgGCAGAAGCTTGAGGTCATAAAACAATTTCCTCACCCAAAATATGATGACAATGCTTTTCTCCATGACATCATGTTACTGAAG CTGAAGGAGAAAGCCAACCTGACCCTGGCTGTGGGGACGCTCCCCCTTCCACCCCAGTTCAACTTCATCCCGCCCGGGAGAATGTGCCGGGTGGCTGGCTGGGGAAGAACATACGTGAATGGCCCCGGCTCTGATACTCTGCAAGAGGTGAAGCAGAGGCTCATGACCCCCCAAGCCTGCAGACACTACACAACTTTCGACCACAACCTCCAGCTGTGTGTTGGCAATCCCAGGAAGAAAATTTCAGCATTTCAG ggAGATTCAGGGGGCCCTCTTCTGTGTGCTGGGGTGGCCCAGGGCATCGTCTCCTATGGACGGAAGAATGCAAAGCCCCCTGCTGTCTTCACCCGGATCTCCCACTATCGGCCTTGGATCAATGAGGTCCTGAAGCAGAATtaa
- the LOC115300691 gene encoding chymase isoform X4: protein MHCLSLALLLLLLCSRAEAAVEKVQTGSWRACPAQWQRSMEAPCTTAVGKIRGEIIGGTECKPHSRPYMAHLEIVTLQNRLASCGGFLIRRNFVLTAAHCAGRSIMVTLGAHNIRKKEDTWQKLEVIKQFPHPKYDDNAFLHDIMLLKLKEKANLTLAVGTLPLPPQFNFIPPGRMCRVAGWGRTYVNGPGSDTLQEVKQRLMTPQACRHYTTFDHNLQLCVGNPRKKISAFQGDSGGPLLCAGVAQGIVSYGRKNAKPPAVFTRISHYRPWINEVLKQN from the exons ATGCATTGTCTTTCTCTTGCcctgctgctccttctcctctgctccaGAGCTGAAGCTG CGGTGGAGAAGGTTCAGACCGGGAGCTGGAGAGCCTGCCCTGCCCAGTGGCAGAGGAGCATGGAGGCCCCATGCACAACAGCAGTGGGGAAAATTCGAG GGGAGATCATCGGGGGCACAGAGTGCAAGCCACACTCCCGCCCTTACATGGCCCACCTGGAAATTGTCACTCTCCAGAACAGACTGGCATCTTGTGGTGGTTTCCTGATAAGACGGAACTTCGTGCTGACAGCTGCCCACTGTGCAGGAAG GTCCATAATGGTCACCCTTGGAGCCCATAACATacgaaagaaagaagacacatgGCAGAAGCTTGAGGTCATAAAACAATTTCCTCACCCAAAATATGATGACAATGCTTTTCTCCATGACATCATGTTACTGAAG CTGAAGGAGAAAGCCAACCTGACCCTGGCTGTGGGGACGCTCCCCCTTCCACCCCAGTTCAACTTCATCCCGCCCGGGAGAATGTGCCGGGTGGCTGGCTGGGGAAGAACATACGTGAATGGCCCCGGCTCTGATACTCTGCAAGAGGTGAAGCAGAGGCTCATGACCCCCCAAGCCTGCAGACACTACACAACTTTCGACCACAACCTCCAGCTGTGTGTTGGCAATCCCAGGAAGAAAATTTCAGCATTTCAG ggAGATTCAGGGGGCCCTCTTCTGTGTGCTGGGGTGGCCCAGGGCATCGTCTCCTATGGACGGAAGAATGCAAAGCCCCCTGCTGTCTTCACCCGGATCTCCCACTATCGGCCTTGGATCAATGAGGTCCTGAAGCAGAATtaa